ATGTCGGCCGGGTCGAGCAGGTCGTAATAGATGTCGTCGTCGACGTAATCGCCGGTGACAGTCTGCAGCAGCACGCTCTCGGGCAGGCGCATGCCCTTCTCGGCAATGAACTTGTTGGTTGGCGAGATCTTGCCGCGGGTGATGCCGGTCAGGTCGCTGATCAGGCATTCCACTTCGGTGATCTTGTGCTCTTTCAACCAATCGGTGAGCTGGTCGAGGTTGTTACTCATAAATACCTCAGGAGGTAATGTGGCCCGGACGATGGATGCCGGCCGCCACTGACGCCTGGCGTCGGTCAAAATCGGCGCGCACGGCGCCGAGGGGCCTGGACAGGCCCGCGCCTTGATTCTGGATGCTGTGCATGGCTAAAGCAAAAACCCCCGCGCAGGACGGCAGTGGATACACTGCATAAGAGCGTGTCCACGATGGAAGCGAAGGGCAGATAGAAAGGAAGACGTGCGGTAAAACGTTACGAGGTATGGTTTTTTTGTGCGAACCGTCAATTATTGCGGCCAGTGCGACAGCCCATTGATGCAGCCGCGCAATGATCGGACGGTAACCGGGAGATGTGCCTGAACGCACCGTGCATGCGGCGCTGACAGGTCTCGACAGGCGGACCATGTGACCCTCGTATTATTGTGTTCTGGGTTGTGACCGAGCTTATCCTCGTTCATTTTTTTTCACAACCTCTCCGTAAAAAATAAAACACGCCCCGCTCGGGATAACCCTTCAGGACGAAAATAGCGGATAATGGCACGCCCTGATATGCAGCAAATCTGCCGTAGATGTGCCATTTAAGGGCATCATGGGGCTGGCTTGACTTCACCTGGTCTTTCCGATTGACTGGGGTTGCAAGCCCCCCTTGATTGATATTTTTAACAAAAAAGGTGTTGCATCATGTCGGTACCCCCGCGTGCCGTTCAGCTTAACGAAGCGAACGCGTTCCTTAAGGAACATCCTGAGGTTCTCTACGTTGACCTTCTGATTGCAGATATGAATGGTGTGGTGCGTGGCAAGCGCATCGAGCGCACCAGCCTCCACAAGGTTTACGAGAAAGGCATCAACCTGCCCGCCTCCCTCTTCGCCCTGGATATCAACGGTTCGACCGTCGAAAGCACCGGCCTTGGCCTGGACATCGGCGATGCCGACCGCATCTGCTACCCCATCCCCGGCACCCTCTCCAATGAACCCTGGCAGAAGCGCCCGACCGCGCAGCTGCTGATGACCATGCACGAAATCGAAGGCGAGCCGTTCTTCGCCGACCCGCGCGAAGTGCTGCGCCAGGTGGTGAGCAAGTTCACCGAGATGGGCCTGACCATCTGCGCCGCGTTCGAGCTGGAGTTCTACCTGATCGACCAGGAGAACGTGAACGGCCGTCCGCAGCCGCCGCGCTCGCCTATCTCGGGCAAGCGCCCGCAGTCGACCCAGGTCTACCTGATCGACGACCTCGACGAATACGCCGACTGCCTGCAGGACATCCTCGAAGGCGCGAAGGAGCAAGGCATCCCCGCCGACGCCATCGTCAAGGAAAGCGCCCCGGCGCAGTTCGAAGTCAACCTGCACCATGTCGCCGACCCGCTCAAGGCCTGTGACTATGCGGTACTGCTCAAGCGCCTGATCAAGAACATCGCCTACGACCATGAAATGGACACCACGTTCATGGCCAAGCCCTACCCGGGCCAGGCAGGCAATGGCCTGCATGTACACATCTCCGTGCTGGACAAAGATGGCAACAACATCTTCACCAGCGAGGATCCCGAGCAGAACGCCGCGCTACGTCACGCTGTCGGCGGTGTGCTCGAGACCCTGCCCGCTTCGATGGCGTTCCTTTGCCCGAACGTCAACTCGTACCGCCGTTTCGGCGCGCAGTTCTACGTGCCGAACGCACCGAGCTGGGGCCTGGACAACCGCACCGTCGCCCTGCGCGTCCCAACCGGTTCGCCGGATGCCGTGCGCATCGAGCACCGCGTGGCCGGCGCCGACGCCAACCCGTACCTGATGATGGCGGCCGTGCTGGCCGGCGTGCACCACGGCCTGACCAACAAGATCGAGCCGGGTGAACCGATCGAAGGCAACTCGTACGAGCAGCTGGAACAGAGCCTGCCGAACAACCTGCGCGATGCCCTGCGCGAGCTGGACGACAGCGAGATCCTCAACAAGTACATCGATCCGAAGTACATCGACATCTTCGTCGCGTGCAAGGAAAGCGAGCTGGAGGAGTTCGAACACTCGATCTCCGACCTCGAGTACAACTGGTACCTGCATACCGTGTGAACGAAAACGCCGCCCTCTGGGGCGGCGTTTTTCTTTGGCCTAATGGTCGCTGACCGCTGTGGGAGCGGCCTTGTGTCGCGAAAGGACCGCAAAGCGGTCCCCGTTTCCTTGTGGTGATTCTGATATCGCCGGGGCCGCTGCGCGCCCCTTTCGCGACACAAGGCCGCTCCCACAACAACGGCGCAAGCCTGCGAACGTATTTACAAAGGTTTCTCGAAGATCTTCGAATTGCGCTGGTAGTTGTACAGCGACGCCCGCGCCGCCGGCAGCCGCTCCACCTCGCTGGGTGAGAAGCCACGCTCGCGGAACCAGTGCGCGGTGCGGGTCGTCAGCACGAACAAGGTGCTCAGCCCCAGCGCCCGCGCCCGCGTCTCGATGCGTTCGAGCAACTCATCACCGCGCCCGCCATGCCGGTACTCCGGGTTCACCGCCAAGCACGCCAGCTCCCCCGCCTCGGAGTCGGCAATCGGGTACAGCGCCGCGCAGGCGATGATCATGCCTTCGCGCTCGACCACACTGAACTGCTCGATCTCCCGCTCCAGCACCTCGCGCGAACGACGCACCAGAATGCCCTGCTCTTCCAGCGGGCTGATCAGGTCCAGCAAGCCACCGACATCGTCGATGGTCGCCTCGCGCACCACCTCGAACTGCTCCTGGGACACCAGCGTGCCGCCACCGCCACGGGTGAACAACTCGGTCAGCAACGCACCATCCTCGGCATAACTGACGATATGGCTGCGCGCCACACCGCCCTTGCAGGCCTCGGCGGCGGCATCGAGCAACTCGCCCTGGTAATCGCTGCCCAGGCGCAGCAGATGCGGCGCCACCTGCTGCGGACGCAGTTCACGCACCAATTGGCCCTGTTCGTCCAGCAGCCCGCGCTCGGCACCGAACAGCAGCAGCTTGTCGGCACCCAGCTCGATGGCGGCACGGGTGGCAACGTCCTCGCAGGCCAGGTTGAAGATCTCACCAGTGGGTGAATAACCCAGTGGCGACAGCAGCACAATGGAACGCTCGTCGAGCAAGCGGTTGATACCCTTGCGGTCAACCCGGCGCACTTCGCCGGTGTGGTGGTAATCGACCCCCTCCAGCACGCCGATCGGCCGCGCTGTGACCAGGTTGCCGGAGGCTACGCGCAAGCGTGAGCCCTGCATCGGCGAGGCCGCCATGTCCATCGACAGGCGTGCCTCGATGGCCAGGCGCAGGGCGCCGACCGCATCGATCACGCAGTCCAGGGTTGCCGCGTCAGTGATGCGCATGCCGCGGTGGTAATGCGGGGTCAGGCCGCGCGCAGCCAGGCGGCTTTCGATCTGCGGGCGCGAGCCGTGTACCAGCACCAGGCGCACGCCAAGGCTGTGCAGCAGGACCAGGTCGTGGACGATATTGCCGAAATTAGGGTGTTCAACGCCGTCCCCCGGAAGCATGACCACGAAGGTGCAGTCGCGGTGGGCGTTGATGTAGGGGGAAGCATGGCGCAGCCAGTTGACGTAGTCGGGCATGACAAGGCCTGTGGATAAGTGAACGGAGAACGAAAAGGCGCACAACGTTCGAAAGTCATCGTCGGAACAGGCTTGCGGTCACGCGCGGTCTCCTCTAGGCAGGAACGAATCAGCTCAATGGACGTTTAGCTCAGGCAATAGTGCCGGATCAGGTCACGCAATAGACGCACGGTAGGCTCGATGCGTGACATTTCAAGGTATTCGCCAGGCTGGTGGGCGCAGGCGATGTCGCCTGGGCCGAGCACGATGGTCTGGCAGCCGAGCTGCTGAAGATAAGGCGCTTCGGTGCCAAAGGCCACTGCTTCGGCACGATGGCCGGTCAGGCGCTCGGCCAGCCGCACCAGCTCGCTGTCGGCAGCCTGCTCGAACGGCGGCACTTCGGGGAACAGCGGCGCGTAGTCGATGCGCACCTCGTGACGCTCCGCCAGCGGCTCCAGCTTGGCGCGAATGGCGGCGCGCAGCGGCTCCACATCCATGCCTGGCAGCGGGCGCAGGTCGAACTCCAGGGCGCACTGGCCGCAGATGCGGTTGGGGTTGTCGCCACCGTGGATGCAGCCGAAGTTCAGGGTGGGGGTTGGCACGCTGAACTGCGGGTTACGGTACTTTTCCTGCCAGCCACGACGCAGTTCCATCAGCTCGCCCATCACCGCGTGCATGGCCTCCATGGCGCTGTGGCCCAGGCTCGGATCCGACGAATGGCCACTGCGCCCGAGGATATCGATGCGGTCCATCAGGATGCCTTTGTGCATGCGGATCGGCTTGAGCCCTGTCGGCTCACCGATCACCGCCGCTCGCCCGAGCGGCTGGCCGGCTTCGGCCAGCGCGCGGGCGCCGGACATGGAGCTTTCCTCGTCGCAGGTGGCGAGGATCAGCAGCGGTTGCTTGAAGTCGTGTTCGAGCAGCGGGATCACGGCGTCGATGACCAGGGCGAAGAAGCCTTTCATGTCGCAACTGCCCAGCCCCACCCAACGGCCATCGACCTCGGTCAGCTTGAGCGGGTCGCTGCTCCACAGCTGAGGGTCGTAGGGCACTGTGTCGCTGTGCCCGGCCAGCACCAGGCCGCCCGGGCCGGTGCCGCGGCTGGCCAGCAGGTTGAACTTGCCGGGGCTGACCTGCTGGATCTCGCAGGTGAAGCCAAGGTCGCCCAGCCAACCGGCCAGCAGGTCGATGACCGGGCGGTTGGACTGGTCCAGCGCAGGCTGGGTGCAACTGACCGAGGGGGCGGCGATCAGGGCGGCGAACTGGTCTTTCAGCGACGGCAACGGCATGCGCGGACTCCTCGGCGGCATCGACGCTCATCATAACAACCCCGTCCCTGCGCAGAGCAAGCGATTGCCTGTAGGAGCGGGTTTACCCGCGATGGGCCGCAAAGCGGCCCCAAAACCGGCAGGCCACAGCCGACTCCTGTAGACTGCTCGCCAACGACGCCCCTCCTTCCCGAGCCCGCGATGCACAAAGAAACCGAACTCAAACTCCGCGCCAGCCGCGAGACCCTTGACGCCCTGCGCGAGCACCCGCTGCTGAAGAAGCGCAACAAGTCCGGCTGGCAGACCCGCGAGCTGCTCAACCAGTACTTCGACACTCCGGAACGCGAGCTCTCCGCCGCCCGCGTCGCCCTGCGCCTGCGCCGCGACGGCGAGGTCATCATCCAGACCCTCAAGTGCCGTGGCCAGAGCGTGGCCGGCCTGTCCGAGCGCAACGAGTACGAGTGGCACCTGGACAAGGTCAAGCTCGACCTGAAGAAGCTCGATGCCACCTGCTGGCCCGAGCAACTGGCCGACCTCGACAAGAAGACCATCAAGCCGCTGTTCACCACCGACTTCACCCGCGAGTACGCTGAAATCGCCTGGGGCCGTGGCAAGGCCAAGGTGGTGATCGAGGCCGCGCTGGACCGGGGCTTCGTGATCGCCGGCAAGCGCAAGGAAGAAATCTGCGAGCTGGAGCTGGAGCTGCGTGAAGGCGCACCGGAAGCGCTGCTGGAACTGGCCGCCGAGCTGGCTGCCTCGCTGCCGTTGATGCCCTGCGACATCAGCAAGGCCGAACGTGGCTACCGCCTGCTCGACCCGGACAGCTACGAGCTGGACCTCCCGCACACCGAGCTGGACGCCGAGACGCCACTGGACGACGCCTACGCCGCCCTCGCCTGGCAACTGCTGGGCAGCAGCCAGCGCCTGGCCGAGCAATTCCGCCACAACGGCCACTGGCGCCTGCTTCAGGACTGGGTCCGCTGCCTGGCCGAACTGCGCGCCCTCACCTCCAGCCTCGGCCAGGCTGCGCCGCGCCCTGCCACCCGCGCCCTGCGCAGCAGCCTCGACGCGCTGCTGGAAGACTGGCGCCCGCTGGTGCAGGCCGGCAATGATGACGAAGACATTCGCCGCGCCGCGCCCGAGCAGTTCGCCGAAGAGCTTGAAGATGTGCGCTGGGGCCAATTCTCCCTGGAGACCGCCAATTGGCTGAACGCCCGTGCCTGGACCGCCGAGCGCAAGGGTCGTGGCGAGCGCCAGGGCAAGGCCCAGCTGGCCAGCTGGCTGCAACACCAGCTGGGCGAGGAAGCCCGGGCATTGAAGCTGCCGCTGTACGTGCAGCGCCCGGAAGACCTGGCCGAACAACTGCCGCGCATCGAGTGCGTGCAGGCCTGGCTGCACCATGCGCGCCAGGTGCTGGACCTGCCGCAGCTGGACCGCCTCTACGGTGAGCTGAACAAGCTGCACCAGCTGGCCGAACAGCCGTTGCTGGACGAGCACAAGGACGAACTGCTGGAGGCCCGCATCGAGCAGGCCCGCGCCATCGAGCAGAACCGCGCCTGGAAGTACCTGCTCAAGGCCTGAGGCCCCTTCGCCGGCAAGCCGGCTCCTACACTGTCTGGATTGCCCCAGTCCACCGTCCGTAGGAGCCGGCTTGCCGGCGAACCGCTCCTCAACGCCCCAGCGGCAGGCTGGTGGTGCTCTTGATCTCCGACAGCGCCACGATCGAATTCACCTCCTGGATCCCCGGCACATTCGACAACTTCTCGAAGAAGAACCGTTCGTACGCCTCGATATCCGACGTGACGATCCGTAGCAGAAAGTCCACCGCCCCCATCAGTACGTAGCACTCCAGCACTTCAGGAAACCCACGGATCGCTTCGGTGAACTCGGCGAAATTCGAGCGGCCATGGGCATTGAGCTTCACCTCGGCGAAGATCTGTGTGTTCAACCCTACCTTCTTGCGGTCCAGCAGGGTCACCTGACCTCGGATCACGCCCTCTTCCTTCAAGCGCTGGATACGCCGCCAGCAAGGCGATTGCGACAACCCGACGCGCTCGGCAATCTGCGCACTGGATAGCGAAGCATCCTCCTGCAGCAATTCGAGGATGCGTCGATCATAGGCGTCCAACTCGCTTTGCATAGTTGATTCCTGATTTAGCTAAATATGAAATTGAATTATTCGACCGGGCGGTAAATCGAATAAATCATAGCGAAAAAATGCCCCGCCCCCCGTGCAAGAATTTCCCCACTTTCGCGGAGACCCGGCATGAACGCACTCGAACGCCCCCTCACCCCCTCTCGCGCCGACGCCTGGGCCGCCAACGCCGCCCACTGCACCGTGCGCTACCACTTGCAGGCTGAAGCCGAGCCAGACAGCCTGTGCCGCGTGCTCAACCTGTTCGCCCTGCAGTTCCTCACCCCGCACAGCGTGCAGGTCAGCCAATGCGACGACCTGCTGGACATGCAGATCGGCATCGGCGGCCTGAGCTGGCACCGTGCCGAAGTGATCGCGCAAAAGCTGCGCAACCTGGTTTGCGTCAGCGAAGTCAGCCTGGAAAACCTGCCAGCGCTGGCCGAGGTCGTCGCGCGCTGAATGACCCACGCAAGATTCCGAAACCCTTTGCCGGCGCAGTCTTGATCACCCGCGACTAGCCTTGCCCAGGCCACCGTTCGCCCGGCAGGGACGCCACCATGTTCGCCAACGCTACCCAAGACCTCGATCTCAATCGCCTGCTCGACGCGCTGCTGGCCGAACACCGGCTCACTGCCGGCGACGCGCTGGAGGTGCTCGAACGCGCCAAGGCGTGCCCCACCGAACATCCCCTGGAGCTGATCGCCGCGCTCGACCTGGCCGACCCGCTGCACCCCGGCCAGCGGCTGGACCTGAACACACTGTGCCGCTGGCTGGCAGACCAGGTTGGCCTGCCGTTCCTGCACATCGATCCCCTGCAGGTCGACCTGGCCCGGATGACTAGCCTGATGTCCGCCGGTTTCGCCCAGCGTCACGGCATACTGCCCATCGCGGTGGACGCTGGCGCCATCACGGTGGCCACTGCCCAGCCCTACCTGCGTGAATGGGAGGCCGAGCTCGCGCTCAGCCTGGGCAAGACGGTATGCCGCGTGCTGGCCAGCCCCAGGCAGATCCACCAACTGAGCCCGACGTTCTTCGGCCTGGCCCGCTCCGTGCGCGGTGCTGGCGCCCAGCCCCCGCCGGGCCTGGATGAGCTGGAGCAGCTGCTCGAAGTGGGCGTCAACCAGCCACAGGCCAGTGCCGATGATGCCCATATCGTGCATATCGTCGACTGGATGCTGCAGTACGCCATCGAACAACGGGCCAGCGATATCCACCTGGAGCCCCGCAGGGAACAAGGCCACCTGCGCCTGCGCATCGATGGCCTGCTGCACCAGGTCTACAGCTTCCCGGCCAACGTCACCTTGGCCATGGTCAGCCGCCTCAAGCACCTTGGGCGGATGAACGTCGCGGAAAAGCGCCGCCCGCAGGATGGCCGCCTGAAGAGCCGCTTGCCAGGCGGCACTGAGACCGAGCTTCGCCTTTCCACGCTACCGACGCCGTTCGGTGAAAAGCTGGTGCTGCGCCTGTTCGATCCACAGCAGCTGCACGACAACCTCGAAAGTCTGGGTCTGGACGGCCCGATGCTGGAGCAATGGCAAGCGCTGCTGCGTCAACGCCGGGGTATCCTCCTGGTGACCGGCCCCACCGGGTCAGGCAAGACCAGTACCCTCTACGCCAGCCTCAGGCATCTGGCCACTCCCCAGGTAAACCTGTGCAGCATCGAAGACCCCATCGAACGCCTGGAGCCGGCGATCAACCAGCTGCAGGTCCAGCCTGCGCTCGACCTGGGCTTCGCCAATGGCGTGCGTGCCCTGCTGCGCCAGGACCCGGACATCATCATGATCGGCGAGATCCGCGACCCGGAGACCGCCCAAGTGGCCGTACAGGCCGCATTGACCGGCCACCTGGTGCTGTCGACGCTGCACACCAACGATGCCTGCGGAGCAATCACCCGCCTGCAGGAACTGGGCGTCGCCGACTACCTGATCAAGGCCACCTTGAGCGGCGTCCTGGCCCAGCGCCTGGTTCGCACCCTTTGCCCGGCATGCCACGGCACACAGGCCTGCCAGCAGTGCCGTGGCACGGGCTACCACGGCCGCACCGGGCTGTTCGAGTTGCTGCCTGTCAGCCCACGCCTGCGCGAATGGATCACGCCGTCCACCGACATTGCCGCGCTGCACCAGCAAGCCCTGGCCGACGGCATGCGCGACCTGCGACGCTGTGCACAGGACAAGATCGAGCGCGGCCTGACCAGCCAGGAAGAGGTACTGCGTGTCTGTGGATAACCAAGAATTCCCCTGCGTGGCCGGGAACTTGCCGCAGGATCAGTGGATCAAACCGGCATCTCAACCGCCCTCATCCACCGAGGTGATTCAACATGCGTTTCAAAACAGCCATCGCAGCCACCGTCCTGTTCTCGCTGCCTATTGGCTCCGCCATGGCCGATACGTTCTGGCGTAACGTGATTTCCTCCGGCGCCACCACCGCCTCGACCTACCTGACGTTCAAGGATCACAAGCTGATCGTCGCCGCCCAGGACGACGCCGGCAGCTTTGTCGCCAGCGAGGGCGCGATCCGCGGGCCGTACCTGGAAGCCGCAATGCGCCAGGTGCGCGCGGACAACCCTGGCGTCCAGGCCAGCGACATGGAGCTGGCCAACGCAATCCTGGCCAAGAACGCCGTCGCCGAGTAACCCCCCTCGCCCTGTAGGAGCGGCTTCAGCCGCGATCACCCGCAAAGCGGGTGCCATGCACCGCGATATCCGCATCGCGGCTGAAGCCGCTCCTACACACCATTTCAGCGATACGCCTCCACCGGCACACACGCACAGAACAGATTCCTGTCCCCGTACAC
This genomic stretch from Pseudomonas entomophila L48 harbors:
- a CDS encoding glutamine synthetase family protein → MSVPPRAVQLNEANAFLKEHPEVLYVDLLIADMNGVVRGKRIERTSLHKVYEKGINLPASLFALDINGSTVESTGLGLDIGDADRICYPIPGTLSNEPWQKRPTAQLLMTMHEIEGEPFFADPREVLRQVVSKFTEMGLTICAAFELEFYLIDQENVNGRPQPPRSPISGKRPQSTQVYLIDDLDEYADCLQDILEGAKEQGIPADAIVKESAPAQFEVNLHHVADPLKACDYAVLLKRLIKNIAYDHEMDTTFMAKPYPGQAGNGLHVHISVLDKDGNNIFTSEDPEQNAALRHAVGGVLETLPASMAFLCPNVNSYRRFGAQFYVPNAPSWGLDNRTVALRVPTGSPDAVRIEHRVAGADANPYLMMAAVLAGVHHGLTNKIEPGEPIEGNSYEQLEQSLPNNLRDALRELDDSEILNKYIDPKYIDIFVACKESELEEFEHSISDLEYNWYLHTV
- the argA gene encoding amino-acid N-acetyltransferase, with product MPDYVNWLRHASPYINAHRDCTFVVMLPGDGVEHPNFGNIVHDLVLLHSLGVRLVLVHGSRPQIESRLAARGLTPHYHRGMRITDAATLDCVIDAVGALRLAIEARLSMDMAASPMQGSRLRVASGNLVTARPIGVLEGVDYHHTGEVRRVDRKGINRLLDERSIVLLSPLGYSPTGEIFNLACEDVATRAAIELGADKLLLFGAERGLLDEQGQLVRELRPQQVAPHLLRLGSDYQGELLDAAAEACKGGVARSHIVSYAEDGALLTELFTRGGGGTLVSQEQFEVVREATIDDVGGLLDLISPLEEQGILVRRSREVLEREIEQFSVVEREGMIIACAALYPIADSEAGELACLAVNPEYRHGGRGDELLERIETRARALGLSTLFVLTTRTAHWFRERGFSPSEVERLPAARASLYNYQRNSKIFEKPL
- the argE gene encoding acetylornithine deacetylase gives rise to the protein MPLPSLKDQFAALIAAPSVSCTQPALDQSNRPVIDLLAGWLGDLGFTCEIQQVSPGKFNLLASRGTGPGGLVLAGHSDTVPYDPQLWSSDPLKLTEVDGRWVGLGSCDMKGFFALVIDAVIPLLEHDFKQPLLILATCDEESSMSGARALAEAGQPLGRAAVIGEPTGLKPIRMHKGILMDRIDILGRSGHSSDPSLGHSAMEAMHAVMGELMELRRGWQEKYRNPQFSVPTPTLNFGCIHGGDNPNRICGQCALEFDLRPLPGMDVEPLRAAIRAKLEPLAERHEVRIDYAPLFPEVPPFEQAADSELVRLAERLTGHRAEAVAFGTEAPYLQQLGCQTIVLGPGDIACAHQPGEYLEMSRIEPTVRLLRDLIRHYCLS
- a CDS encoding inorganic triphosphatase, which translates into the protein MHKETELKLRASRETLDALREHPLLKKRNKSGWQTRELLNQYFDTPERELSAARVALRLRRDGEVIIQTLKCRGQSVAGLSERNEYEWHLDKVKLDLKKLDATCWPEQLADLDKKTIKPLFTTDFTREYAEIAWGRGKAKVVIEAALDRGFVIAGKRKEEICELELELREGAPEALLELAAELAASLPLMPCDISKAERGYRLLDPDSYELDLPHTELDAETPLDDAYAALAWQLLGSSQRLAEQFRHNGHWRLLQDWVRCLAELRALTSSLGQAAPRPATRALRSSLDALLEDWRPLVQAGNDDEDIRRAAPEQFAEELEDVRWGQFSLETANWLNARAWTAERKGRGERQGKAQLASWLQHQLGEEARALKLPLYVQRPEDLAEQLPRIECVQAWLHHARQVLDLPQLDRLYGELNKLHQLAEQPLLDEHKDELLEARIEQARAIEQNRAWKYLLKA
- a CDS encoding Lrp/AsnC family transcriptional regulator yields the protein MQSELDAYDRRILELLQEDASLSSAQIAERVGLSQSPCWRRIQRLKEEGVIRGQVTLLDRKKVGLNTQIFAEVKLNAHGRSNFAEFTEAIRGFPEVLECYVLMGAVDFLLRIVTSDIEAYERFFFEKLSNVPGIQEVNSIVALSEIKSTTSLPLGR
- a CDS encoding GspE/PulE family protein, with the translated sequence MFANATQDLDLNRLLDALLAEHRLTAGDALEVLERAKACPTEHPLELIAALDLADPLHPGQRLDLNTLCRWLADQVGLPFLHIDPLQVDLARMTSLMSAGFAQRHGILPIAVDAGAITVATAQPYLREWEAELALSLGKTVCRVLASPRQIHQLSPTFFGLARSVRGAGAQPPPGLDELEQLLEVGVNQPQASADDAHIVHIVDWMLQYAIEQRASDIHLEPRREQGHLRLRIDGLLHQVYSFPANVTLAMVSRLKHLGRMNVAEKRRPQDGRLKSRLPGGTETELRLSTLPTPFGEKLVLRLFDPQQLHDNLESLGLDGPMLEQWQALLRQRRGILLVTGPTGSGKTSTLYASLRHLATPQVNLCSIEDPIERLEPAINQLQVQPALDLGFANGVRALLRQDPDIIMIGEIRDPETAQVAVQAALTGHLVLSTLHTNDACGAITRLQELGVADYLIKATLSGVLAQRLVRTLCPACHGTQACQQCRGTGYHGRTGLFELLPVSPRLREWITPSTDIAALHQQALADGMRDLRRCAQDKIERGLTSQEEVLRVCG
- a CDS encoding DUF2388 domain-containing protein, translating into MRFKTAIAATVLFSLPIGSAMADTFWRNVISSGATTASTYLTFKDHKLIVAAQDDAGSFVASEGAIRGPYLEAAMRQVRADNPGVQASDMELANAILAKNAVAE